A stretch of DNA from Bactrocera neohumeralis isolate Rockhampton chromosome 6, APGP_CSIRO_Bneo_wtdbg2-racon-allhic-juicebox.fasta_v2, whole genome shotgun sequence:
tatgtatgtaagttagtTTGCtaaatgcaaaaatgcaaacCGCTTGTTCGAAACATTATCTCTTCAAGATCTTAGTTGAATATGAGTCTTAAAGGATCAAGAAGGCGTTCTCTAACCGCAGATTTTACAGCTTTTGATCGAAAATCGAACCCTAGATAAAGCGCACCAGGCTTTCCTACAACATCACTTGGGTCACAACGTGCAATTGTTTTTAGAAGCAAGCGCTAATAATCTCAATTAGCATACGTTCAAGTTATCCATAGAAAATCGAtgattgaaaatttaaagaaagttaaattttacaGCAGAGACTTTGTGAGCGCGAAATCTTCAGTTTTGCTCGAAGTGGTTCCAAAAATCgtacaaattaaaaactaagTAAAACCAAGGAGCTGCCGCAGTTACAAATAGCAGCTATCTTATCCAGCAAGCTAGTGTTTATCTACCAAACTCAGAGTTATCTTATGCAATTCTATGAAAAACGCGTCTTAGATGCTCCAGACAACAtccaactacatatatatttgcgcTCAGAAGAGCACATGAATCGCCGGCATAACCcgcataaaaacaacaatacgtTTAACGTTCGATTGCCGCTCAAATAGTGATGAGCAAACAACAAACTCGAACTGGTTCTGAGCGCGCTGATATGCGCTCAAAGTCAAAGCCAAAGTTGCTTTGCCGTTAATGTGAGCATACCCAGCAAATTAGAAAACTGAAATCATAGATCAACCACCAAAGTGAGCACTGCCCGCGTACGCGCTCTCTCATGCTGGTCTCGCAAGTGCTGCAAGACTGTCTGCATCGCCTGATTTCTTACTCAAACAAACTCACTTACCTTATTGACTGCCCAGGGCACGCTCACTGCCACACTCAGCTCGCCACTTTGTTTAATAATGCATTTTATATGCGTGGTCTCCGCCGCGCTCTAGCTACTCCGACCAGCTATTTGGCATTTACTTTTAGTAGTTAATCGACTGCATGCACTTTGAGTAATCAGTTTGTGAGTAGAGTTCGTGACGATCGCACAACTTCGCTGTGCACGTCGGCTGGtttacaaaatatctaaaaagaaataaaatatatgagatttatatatgtgtatacagcggtgtatatatctacatatagttAAGTGTTGACACAAGCATAAATgcgaagaataattttttttaataaaattgaagtgcAAAGTGCTGGCTATAGGCTCTACTCAAAGTATTAAGAAAAAACAAGGTTGACGCAGGCAAAAAATGAAATTCGACCAACTCAACGAATTTATTTAAACGCTTACAAGTTCGTTTCGTACGCCGCAGACAACACTTGGATTACGGGTTTCCGGTAGCGCGGCACAGAAAATAAactatttgcaacaaaaaagaagctaaaaatattaaacaaaaaatttaaaaaaaaattgaatttaaataaaaaaattaaaaaacaacaataatgcaGCGCAGAGTGCAAAAGTGTGTAGTGGCACAAAATTAGtgcgaaaaattgaaaaaaaaaattttcttgcaaCAAAATAAACGCATAAGTCACGCCTAAAATGcgcaaattaaagaaataaggTTTCTAACGCCACAAACATAAGCAACACGCTCATAAAGTGTGCGCGtgtgttaaaatatttgattaatgtgtttgtgtgtttatgcGCTGAAGCAAGAAATCTCTGCAGCAAAGACGCACAAcccaaaaaatcacaaattatctacgaaatcaaacaaaattcaatttaaaaaaaccaaaatcaacACAAAATTCCAACAACACAATGTCCACCAAAATGACACTCATCTCCAAGACCATTCTCTCCGTGCTCATCACCGTCATCATACCGGTGCTCGGCGCGGCGCTTAGCAAAACAGTGCTCTATCAGGCGCCCGACGAGTGTCGCTGGTCCGGCACCAGCGAGGCGGACATTACGCTCGTCTGCCATCTGCGCACCATCAACTCGGAGTTGGAGAACACCAACTTCAGCGTTATACAACCACAGAATACGATACGTCTACGGCTGGAGTGCAATGATGCGCTCTTCTTCCAGAGCAGTCTCAGTCCGGACTCCTTTCGTTCGTTGGTCGAGCTGCGCGCGCTGACCATCGAGTACTGCAAACTCGGCAATATAACGGAAGGCTCGTTTCGTGGCTTGCAGGATTTGCGCAATCTCACCATACGCACGCATAACGGTGACTGGTCGACCATGTCGCTGGATATAGCGAGCAGCAGTTTTAGCGAATTTCGCCAGCTCGATCGTTTGGATTTGAGCTTGAATAATATCTGGCTGATACCGGATGGCATGGTGTGCCCGTTGAAGGTGCTGACACAGCTCAATATCTCGCATAATGAAATACAAGATATTGGCAATTTCCACTTTAGCGCGGCGTTGAGCTCACGCAAGTCACGCATATGTGGCACATCGCTGACGCACATCGATTTGAGCGCCAATAAGATTGCCAATCTGCCATCGGCGATCTTCTCCGGTTTGGGACGCCTTAGTAATTTGAATTTAGCGCGTAACGGCATGAACTTTATCGCAGATCGCGCTTTCGAGGGCTTAGTCTCGCTCTCCATTGTCAATCTGTCCGGTAATCGTTTGACCTCGCTGCCGCCAGAGCTTTTCGCCGAGGCGAAATATGTTAAGGAGATCTACTTGAAGAATAACAGTATTAATGTGTTGGCGCCTGGTCTCTTCAGCGATCTGGCTGATTTGCTGGTGCTGGACTTATCAGCGAACGAATTGAACTCGCAATGGGTCAATGCCGCCACATTCGTGGGCTTGAAGCGTCTGGTATTGCTCGATCTGTCAGCGAATAAGATTAGCAAGCTGGAGGCAAGCATCTTTCGTTCGCTCAGCTCGTTGCAGATATTGAAACTGGAGGAGAATTACATCGATCACATACCAGACGGCGCCTTCGCCGATCTTGCCAACTTGCATACGCTCATCTTATCCAATAACCGCATATCGATGCTGGGACCGCACACATTGCGCGGCCTGTACGGCATACTCGTGCTGAGTCTCGACTACAATGCCATCACGAAAATAGACACGCAAGCATTGCGCAATTGCTCGAGCATACAAGATCTGCATTTGAATGGCAATAAGCTGAAGAGCATACCGGATGCGTTGAGCGCTGTGCCGCTGCTAAAGACGCTCGACATTGGCGAGAATCTAATTAAGAACATTGAAAATACCAGCGTTTCGGCAATGGCCAACTTGTATGGCTTGCGTTTGACGGAGAATAGCATTGAGTTCATACGACGCGGTGTCTTCGATCGCATGTCATCGCTGCAGATACTGAATTTGTCCGGCAATAAAATCAAAGGCATCGAGGGGGGCGCGCTGCACCGCAACACACAGCTGCAGGCCATACGTTTGGATGGCAATCACTTGAAGAGCATCGATGGCTTATTCACCGAGttgccaaatttggtgtggCTTAACATTTCGGATAATCGCTTGGAGAAGTTCGACTACTCGCACATACCGACCGGTTTGCAGTGGCTGGATGTGCGTGCCAACCGCATCACGCAGCTGGGCAACTATTTCGAAATCGAAAATGAGCTTAGCCTGAGCACATTCGATGCCAGCTCGAATATGTTAAGCGAGATTACGGCGAGTTCGATACCGAATAGCGTGGAGGTTTTATACTTGAACGATAATTTGATCAGCAAAATACAACCGtacacattttttaagaaacccAATCTGACGCGCGTGGACCTGATACGGAATCGGCTTACCACGCTGGAGCCGAATGCTTTGCGCCTATCGCCCATACCGGACGACAAGGACATACCCGAATTTTACATTGGCCACAATCCGTTCGAGTGCGATTGCAATCTAGATTGGCTGCAGAAGGTCAACAGCGAGTCACGCACGCAACCGCAGCTCATGGATCTCGATCAGATCTACTGTAAGTTGTCGTATGCGCGCGGTAAGACGCACGTGCCGCTAATCGAGGCTAAATCGAATGAGTTCCTCTGCAAGTACGAGGCGCACTGCTTTGCTTTGTGCCACTGCTGTGACTTCTACGCGTGCGACTGCAAAATGGAGTGTCCCGATCGTTGTGCCTGCTATCACGATCAATCGTGGACATCGAATGTCGTGGACTGCTCGCGTTCCGCCTACGATCGCACGCTGCCTTCGCATATACCCATGGACGCCACGCAACTGTATTTGGATGGCAATAACTTCCGCGAACTCTCCAGCCACGCATTTATTGGACGCAAGCGTCTAAAGGTGCTACACTTGAATCATTCGCGCATCGAAATCGTGCACAATCGTACATTTTACGGGCTGCTTGAGCTCGAAGTGCTGCAGCTGAACCACAACAATTTGCGTCAGCTGAATGGTAATGAGTTTCAGGGTTTGGACAATCTGCAGGAACTGTACCTGCAACATAATGCCATCGCCACCATTGATACGCTCACTTTCACGCACCTATATCACCTGAAAATACTGCGGCTCGATCATAACGCCATCACCGAGTTCGCTGTTTGGAACTTCCTGCCCGCGTATCTGAATGAGCTGCGGCTGGCGGGCAATCCGTGGTCTTGCAATTGTGAGTTCATCGACAAATTACGTGACTACGTCAATCGGCGTGAATCTGTGCAGGATAAGGTGAAGCTGCGTTGCGCACTGCTCGCCGGTAGTAATGCAACAACGACTGACAACAACAGCGCAGGGAGCGGCCAACAAGTGGATGCTGAGCAATATGCCATCTACTTGAGTGGCGATCCACTGCTGGACGCGCAAACGCGCTTCGTCGCCTGCAATGGTGGTCTGCAAGCGCCACAGCATCAGTCGCCTTTGGGTGCGGCAGATCCCAACGATAATGTGATCATCAATGGCAACATGACCTCGACGAAAATGATACTCTCACAGCCGCCGATGCATGAATATGTGCCGATACTCGTAGCCGTCTTGACCAGCTTCGTTTTCGTGATCATCTGCACGCTGCTCGTGTTCATCTTCCGTCAGGAGATGCGCGTCTGGTGTCACTCACGCTTCGGCATACGGCTCTTCTGCAATGCGCATCGCGATGTTGACAAGAATGAACGTGAAAAACTCTTCGACGCctttatctcgtacagctcgaAGGATGAAGCTTTCGTTTGCGAGGATCTAGCGCCTATGCTCGAACAAGGTGACACGCGCTACAAGCTCTGCTTACATCATCGCGACTTTCCGGTTGGTGGTTATATGGCTGATGCCATCGTGCAAGCTATTGATACCTCAAGACGCACCATTATGGTGCTCTCCGAGAATTTCATTAAATCCGAATGGTGCCGCTTTGAATTCAAATCGGCGCATCAGTCAGTGCTACGCGACCGTCGACGCCGGCTCATACTGATCGTGCTCGGCGAGGTGCCACAAAAGGATATCGACCCAGAACTGCGTCTCTACTTGAAAACCAACACATACCTGCAGTGGGGTGACAAACTGTTTTGGGAGAAGCTGCGCTTCGCCTTACCCGACGTGCCGAACAATCAGCGCCGCATGCGCAACGCTGGCGTGGGCGGTTGCACCGGTGTAGGCGTGCACATGCCCATCGCTCAGCTGCCACCCACACATCATCACCATGCACATCACATGCTGTCAGCGGGCGCTGGTAGTGGCGGCGCTGTCGGCAATATGTCAACCGGCGCTCATCACATGCACCACATGCATCCGCAGGCCGCGCTGCAACATCATCAGCTACAACATGCCAGCTTCCGCTCGCAAATGCATCACAACATCAATGGCAGTCGACAGAATCACAATCGAAACAATTCGGCCGCCGCGGCGGCTGCagcgcaacagcaacaacaccagcagGCAGCTATGCTAATGGGTGCGCCGGTGCAGTGCGCACAACTGCCGCTGCCGCCACAACAGTCACAACAGCTGCTGCCGACAGCAGCCAGCGCAGGCGCGCCACCTAGCAGCATACAACAGCAGCAATTGCCTCCACCGCCATGCCCCAGTCCGCGCAGCATCACGACGCAGTCCTCAGCGGCGGGTGGTAGCTCGCAGAGTTCCGGCCGCACAATGGGCGTGCATATCTAAGAGTTGGGCGCTGAAGGCGCCAGCAGCGGTAGCAGTAGTTTCTAATGTGTAAGTGAAcgcgcgtgtgtgtatgtgtttataaaCAACTGTTGGTTTAGTGGGGGAGGTGTTGTGTGTGCTAAAATTGACGCAGTAATGTGCGCGCTGAGCGCTTCAATAGGCTAGACGTGGCTATAGTTTGCTAGTGGTGTGGCAAGTGTATTATGGAATGCTGACAAGCTAACTGCAAGCTTTTGGTAACTGAAGACCCCTTGCGTTCATCAACTTTTCAACTGTGTTGCATTGCGCTTAGTTCAAACACTATTtcgaatatcaaaaattttacttcgAGCTTCGTTTCTGGGTCAGCGTCATTTGTGTTGTGCTTGAACATTATCAGCTA
This window harbors:
- the LOC126761292 gene encoding toll-like receptor Tollo, which encodes MSTKMTLISKTILSVLITVIIPVLGAALSKTVLYQAPDECRWSGTSEADITLVCHLRTINSELENTNFSVIQPQNTIRLRLECNDALFFQSSLSPDSFRSLVELRALTIEYCKLGNITEGSFRGLQDLRNLTIRTHNGDWSTMSLDIASSSFSEFRQLDRLDLSLNNIWLIPDGMVCPLKVLTQLNISHNEIQDIGNFHFSAALSSRKSRICGTSLTHIDLSANKIANLPSAIFSGLGRLSNLNLARNGMNFIADRAFEGLVSLSIVNLSGNRLTSLPPELFAEAKYVKEIYLKNNSINVLAPGLFSDLADLLVLDLSANELNSQWVNAATFVGLKRLVLLDLSANKISKLEASIFRSLSSLQILKLEENYIDHIPDGAFADLANLHTLILSNNRISMLGPHTLRGLYGILVLSLDYNAITKIDTQALRNCSSIQDLHLNGNKLKSIPDALSAVPLLKTLDIGENLIKNIENTSVSAMANLYGLRLTENSIEFIRRGVFDRMSSLQILNLSGNKIKGIEGGALHRNTQLQAIRLDGNHLKSIDGLFTELPNLVWLNISDNRLEKFDYSHIPTGLQWLDVRANRITQLGNYFEIENELSLSTFDASSNMLSEITASSIPNSVEVLYLNDNLISKIQPYTFFKKPNLTRVDLIRNRLTTLEPNALRLSPIPDDKDIPEFYIGHNPFECDCNLDWLQKVNSESRTQPQLMDLDQIYCKLSYARGKTHVPLIEAKSNEFLCKYEAHCFALCHCCDFYACDCKMECPDRCACYHDQSWTSNVVDCSRSAYDRTLPSHIPMDATQLYLDGNNFRELSSHAFIGRKRLKVLHLNHSRIEIVHNRTFYGLLELEVLQLNHNNLRQLNGNEFQGLDNLQELYLQHNAIATIDTLTFTHLYHLKILRLDHNAITEFAVWNFLPAYLNELRLAGNPWSCNCEFIDKLRDYVNRRESVQDKVKLRCALLAGSNATTTDNNSAGSGQQVDAEQYAIYLSGDPLLDAQTRFVACNGGLQAPQHQSPLGAADPNDNVIINGNMTSTKMILSQPPMHEYVPILVAVLTSFVFVIICTLLVFIFRQEMRVWCHSRFGIRLFCNAHRDVDKNEREKLFDAFISYSSKDEAFVCEDLAPMLEQGDTRYKLCLHHRDFPVGGYMADAIVQAIDTSRRTIMVLSENFIKSEWCRFEFKSAHQSVLRDRRRRLILIVLGEVPQKDIDPELRLYLKTNTYLQWGDKLFWEKLRFALPDVPNNQRRMRNAGVGGCTGVGVHMPIAQLPPTHHHHAHHMLSAGAGSGGAVGNMSTGAHHMHHMHPQAALQHHQLQHASFRSQMHHNINGSRQNHNRNNSAAAAAAAQQQQHQQAAMLMGAPVQCAQLPLPPQQSQQLLPTAASAGAPPSSIQQQQLPPPPCPSPRSITTQSSAAGGSSQSSGRTMGVHI